A DNA window from Dunckerocampus dactyliophorus isolate RoL2022-P2 chromosome 17, RoL_Ddac_1.1, whole genome shotgun sequence contains the following coding sequences:
- the LOC129170223 gene encoding fibroblast growth factor receptor 1-A-like: protein MAPCRLLLLLIFLLPVSGRRPDDSDSVSTATSSEGDEDESSSEETSTSGEHLAHQAMAPQWTSPKKMHRKLYALPAGKTVTFRCAATGSPPLRLRWYRSGKDVRQDQRLGGYKIKDHAWALTLESLVLSDSGNYTCAVENPHGAIRHTYRLDVIERVSYRPLLQAGLPANQTALVGSDVRFACRVFSDLQPHVQWVKYVRPPGERPSSLVVKTGHINSTKEDMEVLTLRNVSADDAGEYACVAKNYNGVSQHSAWLTVLKDPPPTPPTSHNYLQMFIYCLGFFIALTLTFTAVVYKLCSAPRKSAVSSQLAVHKLAKSMALKRQVSLPSPGQSKMSRSATGQIPYDPQWELPRDRLALGKPLGEGCFGQVALAEITGMDEDRPACVTKVAVKTLKADAGEKDLLDLISELEMMKMIGRHKNIINLIGACTRDGPLFVVVEYAARGNLREHLRASRPPESGYSGQAVPGGVELRELVSAAYQVARGMSYLASKKCVHRDLAARNVLVTHDYVMKIADFGLARDVHHVDYYKKTTNGPLPVKWMAPEALFDRVYTHQSDVWSYGVLLWEIFTLGGCPYPGVPVEEVFKLLKEGHRMEKPPACTQEM from the exons ATGGCGCCTTGCcgcctgctgctgcttcttatCTTTCTACTTCCTGTCTCTGGGAGACGCCCCGACGACTCGGACTCAG TCTCCACGGCGACGTCCTCCGAGGGCGACGAGGACGAGTCCTCCTCAGAGGAGACGTCGACGAGCGGCGAGCACCTGGCACATCAAG CGATGGCGCCACAGTGGACGTCCCCGAAGAAGATGCACAGGAAGCTGTACGCCCTTCCCGCAGGCAAGACGGTGACGTTCCGGTGCGCTGCCACAGGAAGTCCGCCGCTGCGTCTGCGCTGGTACAGGAGCGGCAAAGATGTCCGCCAAGATCAAAGACTTGGCGGCTACAAG ATCAAAGACCACGCGTGGGCGCTCACCTTGGAGTCGCTGGTGCTGTCCGACAGCGGCAACTACACGTGCGCGGTGGAGAACCCTCACGGCGCCATCCGGCACACGTACCGCCTGGACGTCATCG AGCGCGTCTCCTACaggcccctcctccaggccggCCTGCCAGCCAATCAGACGGCGCTGGTCGGCAGCGACGTGCGCTTTGCGTGTCGCGTGTTTAGCGACTTGCAGCCTCACGTGCAGTGGGTGAAATACGTTCGCCCGCCCGGCGAACGCCCCAGCAGCCTCGTGGTCAAG ACGGGGCACATCAACAGCACCAAAGAAGACATGGAGGTTCTGACTCTGAGGAACGTGAGCGCCGACGACGCCGGCGAGTACGCGTGTGTGGCGAAAAACTACAACGGCGTCTCGCAACACTCGGCTTGGCTCACTGTGCTCAAAG ATCCGCCTCCTACCCCACCCACCTCCCACAACTACCTGCAGATGTTCATCTACTGTCTCGGATTCTTCATCGCCCTCACCCTCACCTTCACAGCCGTCGTCTATAAGCTTTGCTCCGCCCCCAGGAAGAGTGCAGTCAGCAGTCAGCTGGCGGTCCACAAACTCGCCAAGAGCATGGCTCTGAAGAGACAG GTGTCCCTGCCATCACCCGGACAGTCCAAGATGTCTCGGTCCGCCACGGGCCAGATTCCGTACGACCCTCAGTGGGAACTTCCTCGCGACAG GCTGGCGCTGGGCAAACCGCTGGGGGAGGGCTGCTTCGGACAGGTGGCCTTGGCGGAGATCACCGGCATGGACGAGGACCGGCCGGCATGCGTCACCAAGGTGGCGGTGAAGACGCTGAAAG CGGACGCCGGTGAGAAGGACCTGCTGGACCTCATCTCGGAGTTGGAAATGATGAAGATGATCGGACGCCACAAGAACATCATCAACCTGATCGGCGCCTGCACGCGTGACG GCCCACTCTTCGTGGTGGTGGAGTACGCTGCGCGCGGGAACCTCAGAGAGCATCTACGCGCGAGCCGGCCGCCCGAGTCCGGGTACTCGGGGCAGGCGGTGCCGGGTGGCGTGGAGCTACGAGAGCTGGTGTCGGCGGCGTACCAGGTCGCCCGAGGGATGTCCTACCTGGCATCCAAGAAG TGCGTCCACCGAGACCTGGCGGCCCGCAACGTGCTTGTCACCCACGACTACGTGATGAAGATCGCCGACTTTGGCCTGGCCAGGGACGTGCACCACGTGGACTACTACAAGAAGACCACCAAC GGTCCTTTGCCCGTCAAGTGGATGGCGCCCGAAGCGTTGTTTGACCGCGTCTACACGCACCAAAGCGACGT GTGGTCTTACGGTGTCCTGCTGTGGGAGATTTTCACCCTGGGAGGTTGTCCTTATCCCGGCGTTCCGGTGGAGGAAGTCTTCAAGCTGCTGAAGGAAGGTCACCGCATGGAGAAGCCGCCAGCGTGCACGCAGGAGATGTGA